The following proteins are co-located in the Megalops cyprinoides isolate fMegCyp1 chromosome 15, fMegCyp1.pri, whole genome shotgun sequence genome:
- the LOC118790304 gene encoding transmembrane protein 229B-like isoform X2, producing MDAGRPHHRRSEGAVRDSGTEASCGLGANGVPRPLTPLGRFYVYALHGCLCEVVFTAAWDLYERGDRKLAGHTSLWALPIYGAALLLIERLHLWLRPRCPPLARLLVYTLFTYLWEFSTGFLLRLLGACPWDYSSFRYNLLGLVTLEYALPWATGCFIAEQHVIKNTLRVRLWNSGQAP from the exons ATGGACGCAGGAAGGCCGCACCATCGGAGGTCGGAGGGAGCAGTCCGGG ACAGTGGGACAGAGGCCTCCTGTGGGCTGGGGGCGAATGGCGTGCCCAGGCCCCTGACTCCCCTGGGCCGGTTCTATGTCTACGCCCTGCACGGCTGCCTCTGCGAGGTGGTGTTCACGGCCGCCTGGGACCTATACGAGAGAGGCGACAGGAAGCTGGCCGGCCACACCAGCCTCTGGGCCCTCCCCATCTACGGCGCCGCCCTGCTCCTCATCGAGAGGCTGCACCTGTGGCTGCGGCCGCGCTGCCCCCCGCTGGCCCGGCTGCTGGTCTACACCCTGTTCACGTACCTGTGGGAGTTCAGCACGGGCTTCCTGCTGCGGCTGCTCGGGGCCTGCCCCTGGGACTACTCTTCCTTCCGCTACAACCTGCTGGGCTTGGTGACCCTGGAGTATGCCCTGCCATGGGCCACCGGCTGCTTCATCGCCGAGCAGCACGTCATCAAGAACACACTCAGGGTGCGTCTGTGGAACTCTGGCCAGGCCCCATAG
- the hcar1-3 gene encoding hydroxycarboxylic acid receptor 2: MMNNSFNECIATQNIVANVMPPVLIIEFLLGLPTNMVALWIFCRRLHAWRPNTVYLMNLMLADFLLLASLPFRIDTLRRGENWVFGDAMCRMNLFMLAVNRSASVAFMTMVAVDRYFKVVHPHHRVNRLMARHTVAVSGAAWAVVVCLRLPLVTEKLLRPDKGTGNLMCRSFGGYEHPPPGIRLHYAVFVGEVLLPLLLLIFCSVRIICILQLRQLDRKQKVRRAIHVILLIVGVFTVCFLPSVATGLSAIFIKKFRPHDCPSYLLAGQLFSLSIGFTYLNSALDPVIYCFSSSLFRNALKESINGLGGFNMQVSRRGSVTSDG; this comes from the coding sequence ATGATGAACAACAGTTTCAACGAATGCATAGCCACCCAGAACATAGTGGCCAACGTGATGCCACCAGTCCTCATCATTGAGTTCCTGCTGGGCTTGCCGACTAACATGGTGGCGCTTTGGATCTTTTGCCGCCGTCTACATGCCTGGAGGCCCAACACCGTGTACCTGATGAACCTGATGCTGGCAGACTTCCTGCTGCTGGCCTCCCTGCCCTTCCGCATCGACACCCTGAGGCGTGGCGAGAACTGGGTGTTCGGCGACGCCATGTGCCGGATGAACCTCTTCATGCTGGCGGTCAACCGCTCCGCCAGCGTCGCCTTCATGACCATGGTGGCGGTCGACCGCTACTTCAAGGTGGTCCACCCGCACCACCGCGTGAACCGGCTGATGGCGCGGCACACAGTCGCCGTCTCGGGGGCGGCGTGGGCGGTGGTGGTGTGTCTGCGGCTCCCCCTGGTGACCGAGAAGCTCCTGCGGCCAGACAAAGGAACGGGCAACCTCATGTGCCGCAGCTTCGGCGGTTACGAACACCCGCCCCCGGGCATCCGGCTGCACTACGCGGTGTTCGTCGGCGAGGTCCTCCTGCCCTTGCTGCTGCTGATTTTCTGCTCCGTGCGCATCATCTGCATCCTACAGTTGAGGCAGCTGGACAGGAAGCAGAAGGTGAGGCGGGCCATCCATGTCATCCTGCTCATCGTGGGCGTGTTCACCGTCTGCTTCCTCCCCAGCGTCGCCACGGGCCTCTCCGCCATCTTCATCAAGAAGTTCCGCCCCCACGACTGCCCCTCCTACCTGCTGGCTGGCCAGCTGTTCAGCCTCTCCATCGGCTTCACCTACCTGAACAGCGCCCTGGACCCGGTCATCTActgcttctccagcagcttGTTCCGGAACGCCCTGAAGGAGTCCATCAACGGCCTGGGCGGGTTCAACATGCAGGTTAGCCGGCGGGGCAGTGTGACCAGCGACGGATGA
- the LOC118790304 gene encoding transmembrane protein 229B-like isoform X1, whose amino-acid sequence MDAGRPHHRRSEGAVRADSGTEASCGLGANGVPRPLTPLGRFYVYALHGCLCEVVFTAAWDLYERGDRKLAGHTSLWALPIYGAALLLIERLHLWLRPRCPPLARLLVYTLFTYLWEFSTGFLLRLLGACPWDYSSFRYNLLGLVTLEYALPWATGCFIAEQHVIKNTLRVRLWNSGQAP is encoded by the exons ATGGACGCAGGAAGGCCGCACCATCGGAGGTCGGAGGGAGCAGTCCGGG cAGACAGTGGGACAGAGGCCTCCTGTGGGCTGGGGGCGAATGGCGTGCCCAGGCCCCTGACTCCCCTGGGCCGGTTCTATGTCTACGCCCTGCACGGCTGCCTCTGCGAGGTGGTGTTCACGGCCGCCTGGGACCTATACGAGAGAGGCGACAGGAAGCTGGCCGGCCACACCAGCCTCTGGGCCCTCCCCATCTACGGCGCCGCCCTGCTCCTCATCGAGAGGCTGCACCTGTGGCTGCGGCCGCGCTGCCCCCCGCTGGCCCGGCTGCTGGTCTACACCCTGTTCACGTACCTGTGGGAGTTCAGCACGGGCTTCCTGCTGCGGCTGCTCGGGGCCTGCCCCTGGGACTACTCTTCCTTCCGCTACAACCTGCTGGGCTTGGTGACCCTGGAGTATGCCCTGCCATGGGCCACCGGCTGCTTCATCGCCGAGCAGCACGTCATCAAGAACACACTCAGGGTGCGTCTGTGGAACTCTGGCCAGGCCCCATAG